A genomic stretch from Capricornis sumatraensis isolate serow.1 chromosome 4, serow.2, whole genome shotgun sequence includes:
- the LOC138078514 gene encoding retinol dehydrogenase 16-like isoform X1, translated as MWLYLAVLVVLYYLLRWYQEKQVVSHLRDKFVFITGCDSGFGNQLARQLDLRGLRVLAACLTEQGAEQLRNQTSDRLETVILDVTKTESIAAATEWVKERAGDRGLWGLVNNAGICTMMVPNQWLTKQDFVSCLEVNLLGVIDVTLSLLPLVRKARGRVVNVSSVMGRLAFLGGGYSMSKYGVEAFSDSLRRELSYFGVKVAIIEPGYFLTNMTQDEAFHENLRTAWNRSSPEIQELYGDNYLPDLMKMSDFLKAPWAGNLSLVTNCMEHALTACHPRSRYSAGWDAKFLYLPMSYMPSFLVDLMMYWNYPKPAKAL; from the exons ATGTGGCTGTACCTGGCGGTCCTCGTGGTCCTGTACTACCTCCTGCGCTGGTACCAGGAGAAGCAGGTGGTGAGCCACCTCCGGGACAAGTTCGTCTTCATCACGGGCTGTGACTCTGGCTTCGGGAACCAGCTGGCCAGGCAGCTGGACCTGCGAGGCTTGAGGGTCCTGGCTGCATGTCTGACGGAGCAGGGGGCCGAGCAGCTGAGGAACCAGACATCAGACAGGCTGGAGACGGTGATCCTGGACGTCACCAAGACAGAGAGCATCGCTGCGGCCACCGAGTGGGTGAAGGAGCGTGCAGGGGACAGAG GACTCTGGGGTCTGGTGAATAATGCCGGCATTTGCACAATGATGGTACCCAATCAGTGGCTGACCAAACAGGACTTCGTGAGTTGTCTGGAGGTGAACCTGTTGGGAGTGATTGATGTGACCCTGAGTCTGCTGCCCCTGGTGCGGAAGGCGAGGGGCCGTGTGGTCAATGTCTCCAGCGTCATGGGCCGGTTGGCTTTCCTTGGTGGAGGCTACAGCATGTCCAAGTACGGCGTGGAGGCCTTCTCGGACTCCCTCAG GAGGGAGCTCTCCTACTTCGGAGTGAAGGTGGCTATAATTGAGCCCGGTTACTTCCTGACCAATATGACCCAAGACGAGGCATTTCATGAAAATCTCCGGACAGCGTGGAATCGTTCCAGCCCAGAGATCCAGGAACTCTATGGAGACAACTATCTTCCAGACT TAATGAAGATGTCGGATTTTCTGAAGGCACCGTGGGCTGGAAATCTGTCCTTGGTGACCAACTGCATGGAACACGCCCTGACTGCCTGCCATCCCCGCAGCAGATACTCAGCTGGTTGGGATGCCAAGTTCCTCTATCTCCCCATGAGCTATATGCCCAGCTTCCTGGTGGATCTCATGATGTATTGGAATTACCCCAAGCCTGCTAAGGCCCTGTAA
- the LOC138078514 gene encoding retinol dehydrogenase 16-like isoform X2 codes for MSDGAGGRAAEEPDIRQAGDGDPGRHQDREHRCGHRVGEGACRGQRRELSYFGVKVAIIEPGYFLTNMTQDEAFHENLRTAWNRSSPEIQELYGDNYLPDLMKMSDFLKAPWAGNLSLVTNCMEHALTACHPRSRYSAGWDAKFLYLPMSYMPSFLVDLMMYWNYPKPAKAL; via the exons ATGTCTGACGGAGCAGGGGGCCGAGCAGCTGAGGAACCAGACATCAGACAGGCTGGAGACGGTGATCCTGGACGTCACCAAGACAGAGAGCATCGCTGCGGCCACCGAGTGGGTGAAGGAGCGTGCAGGGGACAGAG GAGGGAGCTCTCCTACTTCGGAGTGAAGGTGGCTATAATTGAGCCCGGTTACTTCCTGACCAATATGACCCAAGACGAGGCATTTCATGAAAATCTCCGGACAGCGTGGAATCGTTCCAGCCCAGAGATCCAGGAACTCTATGGAGACAACTATCTTCCAGACT TAATGAAGATGTCGGATTTTCTGAAGGCACCGTGGGCTGGAAATCTGTCCTTGGTGACCAACTGCATGGAACACGCCCTGACTGCCTGCCATCCCCGCAGCAGATACTCAGCTGGTTGGGATGCCAAGTTCCTCTATCTCCCCATGAGCTATATGCCCAGCTTCCTGGTGGATCTCATGATGTATTGGAATTACCCCAAGCCTGCTAAGGCCCTGTAA